From a single Nicotiana tabacum cultivar K326 chromosome 8, ASM71507v2, whole genome shotgun sequence genomic region:
- the LOC107773600 gene encoding protein IQ-DOMAIN 13 isoform X2, with the protein MGKKGGWFYVLKRIFACNSRKKLTYGSAKKNAKEKKKARRILRHGEFKSFLFREPSSIEKILGEVDDQKLLVRPPASEQSGVPSALPVRPTSPRISSPRAASPRSSYSAASPRAASPRIASPRAASSSVISPSAASPRATSPRAASPKATSHRAASPKAISPRAAFPKAISPRAASPTATSPKAASPRVSSPRATYPEVSRNHKEISYAKRLEPTLTLHLAATKIQGAYRRHMGRRSFRSLRGLARLQGVVRNRNAKRQTANAMKQMQLLVRVQMQIQSRRTQMFQTLQSQAYTNDKEAESTLSKWTQTEAGNHDDWDNSVLTKEEVEARRREKVEAVIKRERAMTYAYSHQLGKSNPKSAVDIRASGIPWWWNWLDHQLPPGNDSESQSAVKDVHVTPPRAISEHKPSPWRLSHNFRRLHLDNDSHESVTPRSTKSAVPLRGKLMHTPRRASSPMSSMSVSNYSRRRASAANSPFSHSFKDDDSLTSCPPFSGPSYMSPTISARAKFRGKSIPEERNTGSTPSNSSRRRLSFPLTPRSGKDATSLRDHESTGDHMSVGSTASTPSVVGRKPFNRFV; encoded by the exons GGATCAGCGAAGAAAAATGCTAAGGAAAAGAAGAAGGCTCGTAGAATACTGAGACATGGAGAGTTCAAATCATTCCTCTTTCGAGAACCAAGCAGTATTGAGAAAATACTGGGGGAAGTTGATGATCAGAAACTACTTGTTAGGCCTCCTGCTTCTGAACAATCTGGCGTTCCATCTGCATTGCCTGTGAGACCAACTTCCCCGAGAATCAGTTCACCTAGAGCTGCATCTCCTCGAAGTTCTTATAGTGCTGCATCTCCTAGGGCTGCTTCTCCAAGGATCGCCTCTCCAAGAGCAGCTTCTTCGAGCGTCATCTCTCCTAGTGCAGCTTCTCCAAGGGCTACCTCTCCTAGGGCAGCTTCTCCAAAGGCTACCTCTCATAGGGCAGCTTCTCCAAAGGCTATCTCTCCTAGGGCAGCTTTTCCAAAGGCTATCTCTCCTAGGGCAGCTTCTCCAACGGCTACCTCTCCTAAGGCAGCTTCTCCGAGGGTCTCTTCCCCTAGAGCTACTTATCCTGAGGTGAGTAGGAACCACAAAGAGATTAGCTATGCTAAGAGACTAGAACCAACTTTGACGCTCCATCTTGCAGCAACCAAGATACAGGGAGCCTACAGACGGCACATG GGAAGGAGGAGTTTCAGGTCTTTGAGGGGTTTAGCAAGACTTCAAGGAGTGGTCAGAAACAGAAATGCAAAGCGGCAGACAGCAAATGCCATGAAGCAAATGCAGCTTCTAGTTAGGGTTCAAATGCAAATTCAGTCAAGGAGAACTCAGATGTTCCAGACACTCCAAAGTCAAGCTTACACGAATGATAAAGAAGCTGAGAGCACCCTAAGCAAATGGACTCAG ACTGAGGCAGGTAACCATGATGATTGGGATAATAGTGTGCTAACTAAAGAAGAGGTAGAAGCAAGGCGTCGAGAAAAAGTGGAGGCCGTAATCAAGAGGGAGAGAGCAATGACCTATGCATATTCTCACCAG TTGGGGAAAAGCAACCCTAAATCAGCTGTGGACATCCGAGCTAGTGGAATTCCTTGGTGGTGGAACTGGTTGGATCACCAGCTACCTCCAGGAAATGATTCCGAGAGCCAATCTGCTGTGAAAGACGTCCATGTAACTCCACCAAGGGCAATTTCAGAGCACAAACCAAGTCCATGGCGTCTAAGTCATAACTTCAGACGCCTCCATTTAGATAATGACAGTCATGAATCAGTTACACCGAGGTCAACTAAGTCCGCAGTTCCACTAAGGGGCAAACTAATGCATACTCCCAGAAGAGCATCATCACCAATGAGCAGCATGAGCGTATCAAATTACTCAAGACGCCGAGCTAGTGCTGCTAATTCCCCTTTCAGTCACTCCTTTAAGGATGACGACAGCCTCACGAGCTGTCCTCCTTTTTCAGGTCCCAGTTACATGTCACCAACCATCTCAGCCAGAGCTAAATTCAGAGGAAAAAGCATTCCTGAGGAGAGAAACACAGGTAGCACCCCATCAAACAGCTCAAGGAGGAGGTTATCGTTCCCTTTGACTCCAAGGTCTGGCAAAGATGCTACTTCTCTAAGGGATCACGAGTCTACGGGAGATCATATGAGTGTGGGTTCTACTGCTTCGACACCCTCTGTAGTTGGAAGGAAACCATTTAACAGATTTGTGTGA
- the LOC107773600 gene encoding protein IQ-DOMAIN 13 isoform X1, with amino-acid sequence MGKKGGWFYVLKRIFACNSRKKLTYGSAKKNAKEKKKARRILRHGEFKSFLFREPSSIEKILGEVDDQKLLVRPPASEQSGVPSALPVRPTSPRISSPRAASPRSSYSAASPRAASPRIASPRAASSSVISPSAASPRATSPRAASPKATSHRAASPKAISPRAAFPKAISPRAASPTATSPKAASPRVSSPRATYPEVSRNHKEISYAKRLEPTLTLHLAATKIQGAYRRHMGRRSFRSLRGLARLQGVVRNRNAKRQTANAMKQMQLLVRVQMQIQSRRTQMFQTLQSQAYTNDKEAESTLSKWTQVTEAGNHDDWDNSVLTKEEVEARRREKVEAVIKRERAMTYAYSHQLGKSNPKSAVDIRASGIPWWWNWLDHQLPPGNDSESQSAVKDVHVTPPRAISEHKPSPWRLSHNFRRLHLDNDSHESVTPRSTKSAVPLRGKLMHTPRRASSPMSSMSVSNYSRRRASAANSPFSHSFKDDDSLTSCPPFSGPSYMSPTISARAKFRGKSIPEERNTGSTPSNSSRRRLSFPLTPRSGKDATSLRDHESTGDHMSVGSTASTPSVVGRKPFNRFV; translated from the exons GGATCAGCGAAGAAAAATGCTAAGGAAAAGAAGAAGGCTCGTAGAATACTGAGACATGGAGAGTTCAAATCATTCCTCTTTCGAGAACCAAGCAGTATTGAGAAAATACTGGGGGAAGTTGATGATCAGAAACTACTTGTTAGGCCTCCTGCTTCTGAACAATCTGGCGTTCCATCTGCATTGCCTGTGAGACCAACTTCCCCGAGAATCAGTTCACCTAGAGCTGCATCTCCTCGAAGTTCTTATAGTGCTGCATCTCCTAGGGCTGCTTCTCCAAGGATCGCCTCTCCAAGAGCAGCTTCTTCGAGCGTCATCTCTCCTAGTGCAGCTTCTCCAAGGGCTACCTCTCCTAGGGCAGCTTCTCCAAAGGCTACCTCTCATAGGGCAGCTTCTCCAAAGGCTATCTCTCCTAGGGCAGCTTTTCCAAAGGCTATCTCTCCTAGGGCAGCTTCTCCAACGGCTACCTCTCCTAAGGCAGCTTCTCCGAGGGTCTCTTCCCCTAGAGCTACTTATCCTGAGGTGAGTAGGAACCACAAAGAGATTAGCTATGCTAAGAGACTAGAACCAACTTTGACGCTCCATCTTGCAGCAACCAAGATACAGGGAGCCTACAGACGGCACATG GGAAGGAGGAGTTTCAGGTCTTTGAGGGGTTTAGCAAGACTTCAAGGAGTGGTCAGAAACAGAAATGCAAAGCGGCAGACAGCAAATGCCATGAAGCAAATGCAGCTTCTAGTTAGGGTTCAAATGCAAATTCAGTCAAGGAGAACTCAGATGTTCCAGACACTCCAAAGTCAAGCTTACACGAATGATAAAGAAGCTGAGAGCACCCTAAGCAAATGGACTCAGGTG ACTGAGGCAGGTAACCATGATGATTGGGATAATAGTGTGCTAACTAAAGAAGAGGTAGAAGCAAGGCGTCGAGAAAAAGTGGAGGCCGTAATCAAGAGGGAGAGAGCAATGACCTATGCATATTCTCACCAG TTGGGGAAAAGCAACCCTAAATCAGCTGTGGACATCCGAGCTAGTGGAATTCCTTGGTGGTGGAACTGGTTGGATCACCAGCTACCTCCAGGAAATGATTCCGAGAGCCAATCTGCTGTGAAAGACGTCCATGTAACTCCACCAAGGGCAATTTCAGAGCACAAACCAAGTCCATGGCGTCTAAGTCATAACTTCAGACGCCTCCATTTAGATAATGACAGTCATGAATCAGTTACACCGAGGTCAACTAAGTCCGCAGTTCCACTAAGGGGCAAACTAATGCATACTCCCAGAAGAGCATCATCACCAATGAGCAGCATGAGCGTATCAAATTACTCAAGACGCCGAGCTAGTGCTGCTAATTCCCCTTTCAGTCACTCCTTTAAGGATGACGACAGCCTCACGAGCTGTCCTCCTTTTTCAGGTCCCAGTTACATGTCACCAACCATCTCAGCCAGAGCTAAATTCAGAGGAAAAAGCATTCCTGAGGAGAGAAACACAGGTAGCACCCCATCAAACAGCTCAAGGAGGAGGTTATCGTTCCCTTTGACTCCAAGGTCTGGCAAAGATGCTACTTCTCTAAGGGATCACGAGTCTACGGGAGATCATATGAGTGTGGGTTCTACTGCTTCGACACCCTCTGTAGTTGGAAGGAAACCATTTAACAGATTTGTGTGA
- the LOC107773607 gene encoding uncharacterized protein LOC107773607 isoform X1 → MYASVIMGGLPISTLESKDWMYSSRYTDLVNLHSSIRFSSLVFLRMDLREGLEESPSSSSFSNGRVDVVTDTMNQFKIVEKDDDGSGVQVTCFSEVSDDATLHFQIIRLQKQIYAWIGCTSAKFGNLYAAAPARPSNTVAVSSLTGGTSDNTGSGIARRLVLKTGLNVVLACNIPKNSPMLEAAAEKKLMQKLISLGYAKPRPRGPSS, encoded by the exons atgtatgcatctgttattatgggcgggctcccaatttcaacacttgaaagtaaagactggatgtattcctctcgttatacag ATTTAGTTAATCTTCACAGTTCAATTCGATTTTCTTCGCTAGTTTTTCTGAGAATGGATTTGCGAGAAGGATTAGAGGAATCACCATCCTCCTCCTCATTCTCCAACGGAAGAGTTGACGTTGTTACGGACACAATGAATCAGTTTAAAATTGTAGAAAAAGATGATGATGGAAGTGGCGTGCAGGTCACGTGCTTTTCTGAAGTCTCTGACGATGCTACTCTTCACTTTCAGATCATTCGTCTTCAGAAACAG ATATATGCTTGGATCGGTTGCACTTCAGCCAAATTTGGGAATCTGTATGCAGCTGCTCCAGCAAGACCT AGCAATACCGTTGCGGTGAGTTCCTTGACCGGAGGAACATCTGATAATACAGGATCTGGTATTGCCCGCCGATTAG TTCTTAAGACTGGACTCAATGTTGTACTAGCTTGTAATATCCCCAAGAACAGCCCCATGCTTGAG GCTGCTGCTGAGAAAAAGTTGATGCAAAAGCTTATCAGTCTAGGCTACGCAAAGCCAAGACCTCGAGGACCATCTTCGTAA
- the LOC107773607 gene encoding uncharacterized protein LOC107773607 isoform X2 yields the protein MDLREGLEESPSSSSFSNGRVDVVTDTMNQFKIVEKDDDGSGVQVTCFSEVSDDATLHFQIIRLQKQIYAWIGCTSAKFGNLYAAAPARPSNTVAVSSLTGGTSDNTGSGIARRLVLKTGLNVVLACNIPKNSPMLEAAAEKKLMQKLISLGYAKPRPRGPSS from the exons ATGGATTTGCGAGAAGGATTAGAGGAATCACCATCCTCCTCCTCATTCTCCAACGGAAGAGTTGACGTTGTTACGGACACAATGAATCAGTTTAAAATTGTAGAAAAAGATGATGATGGAAGTGGCGTGCAGGTCACGTGCTTTTCTGAAGTCTCTGACGATGCTACTCTTCACTTTCAGATCATTCGTCTTCAGAAACAG ATATATGCTTGGATCGGTTGCACTTCAGCCAAATTTGGGAATCTGTATGCAGCTGCTCCAGCAAGACCT AGCAATACCGTTGCGGTGAGTTCCTTGACCGGAGGAACATCTGATAATACAGGATCTGGTATTGCCCGCCGATTAG TTCTTAAGACTGGACTCAATGTTGTACTAGCTTGTAATATCCCCAAGAACAGCCCCATGCTTGAG GCTGCTGCTGAGAAAAAGTTGATGCAAAAGCTTATCAGTCTAGGCTACGCAAAGCCAAGACCTCGAGGACCATCTTCGTAA